In Triplophysa rosa linkage group LG7, Trosa_1v2, whole genome shotgun sequence, the following proteins share a genomic window:
- the cfap144 gene encoding protein FAM183A translates to MSKPKEKEPVDIVHQNAIHVETIMKELRHQKLHTEFNINPFKKLHILTDKPMSEVSRGKEEEDPAFLQIIHGARLEPTKKYTHPQTEAQEIGWISSPLLVSDRNDRRLNFPRQNSEITKYMDAAWRLKEQTQNLG, encoded by the exons ATGTCAAAACCTAAAGAAAAAGAACCCGTGGACATAGTGCACCAAAATGCGATTCACGTCGAGACTATAATGAAGGAGTTGAGACACCAGAAGCTTCACACAGAGTTTAATATCAACCCATTCAAAAAGC TGCACATTTTGACCGATAAGCCCATGTCTGAAGTGTCCCGTGGAAAAGAAGAGGAGGATC CTGCTTTTCTCCAGATCATACACGGGGCTCGTTTGGAACCAACAAAGAAGTACACGCACCCTCAGACTGAAGCACAAGAGATAGGCTGGATATCCAGTCCTCTG CTTGTTTCAGATCGCAACGACAGGAGACTAAACTTCCCACGGCAGAACTCTGAAATCACTAAATACATGGATGCTGCCTGGCGCCTGAAGGAGCAAACACAAAATCTTGGGTGA